The segment ttacactcatttacatttcttattcatctactctctctctctctctctctctctctctctctctctctctctctctctctctctctctctcagtaaaaaaAATGGGTGTCTGTGTACCATTCACCTGTTTCtttcatcatcacctcctcctgggAAAGCACAGTGAGTGGTAAGGGTCGGAACGTTCCCTCTCCATCAAGCAGGGCGGCCGTGTTTTGCTGCCCAACGCTCCCCCTCGTGTGAAGGCTCCTTAGGGCTATACACCGACGACTGCCCAGACTCTACAAGGATCAGAAAGGAAATATAGGTTAATGATTTTGGGTATATGAAAGTGGCAAATAACAAGGTGTACAAGCTCTACAATGCCCATGAAGACAATATAAATGATTCTAGATATAGGAAAAGGGTAAATAACAAAGTGGCTGGACTCTACAAGGATCACGGGGGAAATATAAATGATTCTGGGTATTTGGAAGTGGTAAATAACTAGTGTACAAGCTCTACAAGGATCATGAAGGCAATATAAATGACTAGATATGTTAAAGTGATAATGTGTTGCCTGAATTCCCATCACAGCAGATCACAAAACACACGtcaaattaatccagacaaggaaagggttTTGCCAGCATCGGTGATCAAACCCGTGACCAGCGAGATGGGAAAAAAACTCCTCaaccaaagaggtaccccacccGCAGAGGTCAAAGGCATTTTTACACTTATTTGAAGTTATTTCACCATCCATATTgacagaaaagggagatgaaggccTGATCTCCCTTTACTAAGCTCCCTGTGCCTTGTAAGTTagtggaaaagggaaaataaggccGGCTTGTGGAATATGGAAGGGGGTACTATGATAAATTACCTAAggtggatgaaagaagggaacaaCATGGCGTAATTCGTTTCATATAATTGCTATTCTTGAGGTAATTAATGGTTGTTGAGGGCACTATAGTAATAACATGACCACTATGACCTTTaagtgatgtgagaggcgaaggaAAGTCTGAATATTGACCAAAGAGAACACTTACCAGGGCGCGGCTCAGCATCTTGGCAGACACTTATctaactccctcttctctttccttctataacAGGTTTGGGTCCAAGGTATTAATGGAATGGCTGCCCTTACACTCGGTTTGTGCTTTCGTAATTagtattttttcgtatttttcttctttttatggcCAGCACTTATCcaactccctctttctttttcttcttctataacaGGTTTCGGTCCAAGGTATTAATGGAACGGCTGCCCTTAATtatataggtgcataacacgtatATATTGTCCTTACGTAACGGCGTATTAGTGTTGCTTTACTCCTAGCTGTCTATTGGAGTTGTCTAATTAAGTCTGGAATAATTGACTAAGTTAGGTAAGGGCGAGGGAGGCACAGGGACGAGCAGAAAtgaccctttttcttcctcttcttcccggcTATTTGTTTACGTCCATGTCAGGGCTGCCAACTGTAATCAGCTGACTCCTCAAGGGTCGTACTCAGAAccttgtatttaccggtttctggcccataactattactaagaagcaccaataattaaccatttagccgataaccatatatgaaggcagttatttgggtgatgtaagcagttttggggtcggaaatcggcaaacagaagaggcagagtacgacaatctgacaacgactcgtattttaaaacatgtcgtcgcccaagttcacaaatttgacaattCTTTcgagggagttgtgggcatttccaggagtagttttatgaccctggtggtagtttgacccttcttcagtaacataagcctaaagaaacactcattagaacccgactgaccccctctttgacctttagaaatatatatagttgatgtgagaagcgaacgtgTCTTATAATGCCTACCActgcaacaataaaaaaaactgtaACTCTAAGTGAATATCGTTAGTGTGTGGGAGAGACGTTTTAAGAGGCAGCAATCGATCGTTATCATACAATATCAGCTGACTCCTAGCTATATAGGCTATACTAACCGGTAAAGAGGATTTTTCAGGGTTAGGTCAGCACTATATGGAGTCTTATTTTAGCTATATAGGCTATACTAACCGGTAAAGAGGATTTTTCAGGGTTAGGACAGCACTATATGGAGTCTTATTTTAGCTATATAGGCTATAATAACCGGTAACGAGGATTTTTCAGGGTTAGGACAGCACTATATGGAGTCTTATTTTAGCTATATAGGCTATAATAACCGGTATAAAGAGGATTTTTCAGGGTTAGGAGCACTATATGGAGTCTTATTTTAGCTATATAGGCTATAATAACCGGTAAAGAGGATTTTTCAGGGTTAGGACAGCACAATATGGAGTTTTATTTTAGCTATATAGGCTATAATAACCGGTGAAGAGGATTTTTCAGGGTTAGGACAGCACTATATGGAGTCTTATTTTAGCTATATAGGCTATAATAACCGGTGAAGAGGATTTTTCAGGGTTAGGACAGCACAATATGGAGTCTTATTTTACCTTGTACTGGCAAAATAACACACCTGCCACAATGAATAACTACGAGATTTTTCACTGAAGGAATAAAGCAGTGTTCAGGGCAGCATTATGGATGTTTACCTATGAATGCTTACCTATGAACAGATATATAGTGGAGAATTAATTAAGAAGTAACTTGTTGTAATTGATTTTTTTAACTTAATTAATAAAGCtgacaaaagaacaagaagatgaataATTAGAAGAAGTAGCTGACAGTagttaattgattgattgatagtttatattGTTGCAGGGAAACAATTAAAAGGAGAATTATTGACAGTAATATGAAATCACGGTACTGCTGAAGCTGTCTTATTTACCTTTTACTAACTTAAATAAACCTCTCAACCGAAGATGAagtagaatgataataataataagaagaagaaagacaagaagagaaagtagaagcaCAATTAAGaacttgctcttgctcttgctgtacaggagGAGGCAGTTGGTAGCGCCGAGGGGACCCACAATGCCTCGCGCCTCTCTCTGGCTCCTCTACTGTGGTGGCCGGGACGCGGGGTACGTGCATCAGAcctctcctcttatccttcaatttcctccccatccttacgCTCCCCGGTGTCATCCTTCTACCACATCCTAGCCCAGGCATCGGACGCCCTAACCTGAGTGCTAAGAATCCTACCGGGTGAAGGATTTATAAGATATTTGGTGATGAAGtaatgtggtgttggtgttgtggtgttgaggAGGTAAACACGTGAAGGATTTGGTGTCACAAGAGAGCTCATGGAGGTTGTTTATATGGCCTTGTGAGTCTTAATTATATAATGGCGCGGTGGTTATTGGTATTTCAGGTTAATTGAGTTAGTAAAAGGTATATtgaggtgatggtgtggtggcgttgaaatggtggtggtgtggtttggTGATACAGAAAGCTTATGGAGGTGATTTTTATGCCAGTGTGAGTCTTAATTACATAATGGCGCTGTGGTTATTGGTATTTCAGGTTAATTGAGTTAGTAAAAGGTAtattgaggtgatggtggtggtgtggtttggTAATACAGAAAGCTCATGGAGGTGATTTTAATTTCCTCGTGGCTTTAAATAGTTTAATGGAGCTGTGGTTGTTAATGTTTCAGGTCTAGTAAGCCATTAAGAGGTAAATTAACTTCAGTAACGAGACTCCATGCTGCTGTCCTAACCCTGAAATTCATACCTTATTGCTTCATTGAAAGATATCACTGGTCTGTATTTCCTATGTAACCTGTTAATGATATAGTGCACCTCCGTTTATGGTGTCAGTTTTCATAAGCACCAATCGGTTTTGTTTATTCCTAATCTTGCTTTCACACGACGGCATCCAATGTATTTTATTTCCTCTGCTTCGTTAATGTAATGGGATGATGGGTATATGTAGCTCTAATTCACTTATTTCAATACGAATGGTACACAGTAAGATAAAAATGTGCACTACCGTTAACGTACCTTCTGAGTATTTGCCGTTTACGGTGTCGCAGTTTTCATAAGTGCCGATCAGTTTAGAGTTTTGTTTCCTAATCTTGCTTTCACACGTTTGCATCCAAtgtattttatttcctttgcttCGTTAATATAATGGCACGATGGATATACGTAGGTCCAATTCACTCggttcattaataataataatgataatagttttatttcggCCAGCGGCATATATAAAAAGCAGGACaagaagaatgaatgagataCATAATGCATAATGCACCAGTAAGATTAAAATGTGCACTACCGTTAACATGTGGTATTTACCTTACCAGTATTTGCCGTTCGACCGCAGCTACACAGGAATTGTCACTGCATCCTCCTGTCCTCTGGCCATAGGTTACTAGCAAAAATTGAGGAAAGACCTATCGAGTAAATATTTCTCCCTATCACAATTCCTTTCATTACCATGATGAAAATAGTCTATCCATTCTCTGAGAGGCGTGGGGCGGGGGTTAGTTGCGGCCTTGCCCTGCCGCAGTGTGCAGTCCCTGGGGTGCGGTCAGGGTTTTCCTGTCCACTACTTCACCTGACACACAGGCTTTCCCTCCTCCCACACCAGGCAAAGTTCTGGCTCAAGGATAACAATTGTGCTTCTGATCAAAGTAAGAGTTATGAATATTCAGTTTTTCCTTGACAATATTAATGATTGCTCTTCTCTTCTACACTTTCCAGTCTCCACCATGAAGCTGAACAAGCATAAGACGGCCTCCCGGCGCAAGAATAGGGAGCGCTACTTCAATGCCCCCTCTCACATCCGCCGCCGGTTCATGTCTGCCCCCCTCTCCAAGGAACTGAGGCAAAAGTACAACGTGCGCTCCATCCCTATCCGCAAGGACGACGAAGTACAGGTAAGGGACTTCAGAACATTGATATGATGTGAATGTGAGATGATTTTGGAAGTTATTGCTATTCATTCAAGACGAGAGTATCAAGATgcctctccatctgaaattgacaTCTTTTCTGGCTTTTCGTTCATTTTTCTATTGTCAGAGCATAGTATATCAGGCTTTTTTGATTGTTTTTGATTTTTTGCCCgtgagttgcctcccttgctgtaaaagaaaaaaactgataatCTGTTGTGGTAGTTTGATAAAGTTATGCAACATTGATTCTTACAGTGGCTTGGTTTGTTGTTTCAGGCTAACCGTTATTTTCCCTGCAGGTTGTAAGGGGTCACTACAAGGGGCAGCAGGTGGGGAAGGTTGTCAGCGTGTACCGTAAGAAGTACTGCATCTACATCGAGAGGATCCAGCGCGAGAAAGCTAACGGAGCCTCTGTCTACGTTGGCATCCACCCCTCCAAGGTACTGTTTAGGATTtgtagtgaaaccagattggcaAGATTGATTTTGTTTTGGCTTctttgggtcctttcctccctgctgctCTGCCACatggtcccaacacctatctcttcctctcatgtgtTAGCTGCAAAAACAATCCTGCCAGTTTGGTTTCATTATAGATGAAAAATACTGAACATTGGATTGAGTTTGAGATTAATAGAGATGTTAGTTTAATCGCCCTGGCATATGCAACACTAAACAGCTAACTTTCCGAGATATTTTGCACTGTaaacggaaaataaaatagagaataaaCAAGATATATTGTAGTTTAATAGTAACACCACATGCTACATGAACGGCTAACTTTCTATCGAGATTTTGGACTTTTATTTATATCTAATGCACCATTGGCTTATTGGACCACCACATTTGCAATAACATTAACAGTACAATTTTACTTCTACCCTGCACGTTTTACTGATTGTGTGTCCCCCTGCAGTGCTGTGTGGTCAAGCTTAAGATGGACAAGGACCGCAAGAAGATCATTGAGCGGAGGGCGGCGGGTCGTGCTGCGCGCCAAGGCAAGGACAAGGAAAAGTTCACCGCAATGGACACTTCTGCGTAAAATAAAAAATGGATGTAGTGTTTCCTGCACTTCCTTTACCCtgtctgtgcgtgcgtgcgtgcgtgtgtgtgtatcttttaaGGGTACGAGTGTTCAGTTAATATGCTAACTTAAAACTTCATACTATTTGGTAACTGATTCTTGTTGTGTGTTGTGGAGTCCTTACTTTATCAGTAACAAAcccattacaattattattaacaTCGCCACCTCAATTTGCCTGTTTGAAAGcctttcgtagaagttgctgggcttttcatggattgttttgtgatcctagtgatagttttacatggccTCTGCACCCCGAACTGGAGAATCACTtaagaaaacccggttaatcatctctggcgttgggaaatagtcgtaatgggagttcATATGTAAAAGATTATGTATCTCGGCATTAATGTGGGGTAGAGGCCTTGGGGAAAATAAAACTTGGCCACTGATTACTATTGTCACTGGGCCAAGGGGATTTATTTTGGCAGTGATGCAATACAGAAATCCATAATTCTTTTGATACTTAGTGGggaccattcttttcctttcaaatttATCATCACCCCACCCTGCCGTTTCTCTCACCCTGCCGTTTCTTGTGGTTCCCTGTTTGTATACTAGTCCATTATCAGAGGATGGGGTTTCCTTCAACATGGCTAAGCTTATTAATATCTTTATAACCTGTAATTTGCCTTATCGTCTAGGGAGATGGTTAACATTAGTTCTCGCCCATTTAAAGAGGTCCACACTATTATCCTGCCGATGATATGAAACTGTTAGGTGATGTTTTATACTTGAATGGGCTTGAGTGGTTGTCTTATAAGTACGAGAAATAGATGATGCATGTGGGTATAGAATagggaataatgataaaaagttgCATGTAATATGATACAGTTTAGGTATTTTCTCAACTTGAATGGGCTGAAATGGTTGCCTTATAAGTGTATGAAAGATAATGTATGTGGGTGCAGATTAGggcataaaaatgataaaagTTGCATGAGAGAGATTTTGTAAAACGATTATATATACATAagatacaaatatataaaaaataacgaaCGCAAAAATACCAATGCATGTGGGTACAGAATAGggtataaaaatgataaaaagttgCATGAGAAGTGAGGTATATTTAGTGGAACAATGATACAaagcaaaaatatttaaaaacgAAAGCAGAAATGAACATAAGATACTATAATGTACATTCAAGCAAGCAGAAAGACAGTTAACCAAATAATATACACCTAAGCAAAAATTGACCCACGATATGACAAAAAGGTTCTAAAATAATACAGAAACGGACCAAGGAAACAATAAGACAAGGCTATAGCAGGTAGATTTAACCAATTATCTAACATATCCTGAGCCTCAATGTTCCCGTAAGTCCTTTCCTCCTTACTGAAAGCTCCTTAACTTTATATATCCcaacttctctctcctttttcttactcctaCTTATCTCACATAATTACGTCtacttttaactttttctttcattcttttctttttctctttctcctcttcatctatttatctaaccTATCATCAACCTAATAATTACTTTTTACCTCTaagcttattttctctctctacttcccctcctcttcctcctcctcctcctcgtaacctTATTAATATGCTATCATTTATTATCGTTCAATATCTCACCCTTATTTTTCtctatacttctcttcctcctcctcgtaacccCATATGCTGCTATTTATTATCGTTCAATGTCTCCACCCTTATTTTTCTccctacttctttccctcctcctcgtaacCTTATTAATTTGCAATCATTTATTGTTCTAAGTCTCCCCTTCCTACAAGCCTCTTAACGTGTCCTACGATCCCCCACACCGCCAGCAGGATCACGCCCCAGCCACTCCTGCGGGACATTCACAAATCCTATCTATCCTGCCTCCGTTGATTGCTCGCTTTGATCCCCTTGCCTCCTTCTTTGATTCTGtaccgccttctcctcctcctgctcctactctttctcctcctccttatctaccGTCTatcagtgttttgttttgtttctcgtttatttttaactttttcttattttcttttcttctttttcttcctcctccttatctaccGTCTatcagttttttttgttttgttttttcgtctatttttaacttatttttcttattttctcttctttttcttcctcctccttatctaccgtcttttgttctgtttttttttcgtctatttttaacttttttctcttcctcctcctccttcttctctagcTATCTACGGGAACCTTGTcaatatgttattattattatcattatttattgttttacgtctttctttatcttttatttatttatatttatgtttgaTTTTAAGACATGGTGTGCTGTCTACTTTTCTTTGCCCtcatcctccgtctcctcctcttaaaTATATCTACCCATCGAAATCTTCCCAAATCCCTCCCAATTGCATTTTTTaggcatttttttccctcctcctcctcctcttagccaTCTACATCGTCATTCTTTTATCTTTGTCTTCTCAGTTTattgatttacttttttttccttcctcttatcattcttttcttgcttattattattattacttactattattattattattattattattattatttcgattTTTGGGGATGGACCTCCATGTccaaatctattctctctctctatacctttatctccctccttcatcctctccctgttcctctcgCTTCTCTTCCTACGCTCTTTAATCTCAAACtcttcactaaaaaaaaaaaaaaaaaaaaaaaaaaaaaatctaatctccctttctcctgccGTTCAAGTTTGGTACATTTAGGACGAAAGGTACACCgtgggggtctgtctgtctgtctgtctatagctGGCAGATGCGAGGTCTTCCATACTTCGAGGCATCGTTACGCGCGTTGGTTGAGAGACGTAAATTGggagcgcgcgagagagagaggagaggttgtTTAAGTTTTGTTGATTATTTCTCTCGTTGGTTTTGGAGATGCATGAGATGTGTTAAAATGATGCTTGtgattcctctctttcttcttctattctattctcttcttcttcctttggttCTTCTTTTTGATCTGTTTCTTCGGTTCATTCTCCcgttttttctttgatttctttttcgttctgcttcgctttcttatttcgttttttttttcatccggtttcttcttctcttcttctttctcatcctcctccttgcctcctcctccttttcgttctagCTTATTTCCTCGTTCTTTTTATGCACcaactcttccacttctctcactctggttcctccttctcctcctcctgtatctttgcctccgtttcctcctcctcttctacctccttgtCCCCTATattcctctacctttccctcctcctcttcctcctcgtctaccTCCTCGAATATTCATGCTAattaaaagtaaatttgcaagTAATTACCCGTGTTGGGGGAAGAGATGGGACGTTTAAGAGGACATTCCACTTCATGTTTAGAACGCGATCGAGACTTGTTGGGACTCCTTGTATTTCCCTGTCACTTccgtcaatgttttttttttcttccaccgaatttagtatttttttcttcttttttttctttttcagtgtcTTGTTTCCTGTCAatgttattctgttttttttttcttcgctatttttcttcttttctctcggaGTCAACCTTTTATATACTCCCCAATGCCTCGTCTGTTGGTCTCTCATCTCTTCAAACTCACTATATCAAAACCCTTCGCAGCATTCAGTATCTTAATTCCCTGATACATACGTTAATATGATATTGCTTtcgatatttttcttcatttcttttctctcggAGTCAACCTTCCTACACCCAAATGCCTTGTCTGTTGGTCTCTAAGCTCTTCAAACTTACTATATCAAAACCCTTCGCAGCATTCACTATCTTAATTCCCTGATACACACGTTAATATGATATTGCTTtcgatatttttcttcatttcttttctcttggaGTCAACCTTCCTACACCCAAATGCCTTGTCTGTTGGTCTCTAAGCTCTTCAAACTCACTATATCAAAACCCTTCGCAGCATTCACTATCTTAATTCCCTGATACACACGTTAATATGATATTGCTTtcgatatttttcttcatttcttttctcttggaGT is part of the Eriocheir sinensis breed Jianghai 21 chromosome 25, ASM2467909v1, whole genome shotgun sequence genome and harbors:
- the LOC127003559 gene encoding 60S ribosomal protein L26-like, whose protein sequence is MKLNKHKTASRRKNRERYFNAPSHIRRRFMSAPLSKELRQKYNVRSIPIRKDDEVQVVRGHYKGQQVGKVVSVYRKKYCIYIERIQREKANGASVYVGIHPSKCCVVKLKMDKDRKKIIERRAAGRAARQGKDKEKFTAMDTSA